A portion of the Gigantopelta aegis isolate Gae_Host chromosome 10, Gae_host_genome, whole genome shotgun sequence genome contains these proteins:
- the LOC121383480 gene encoding uncharacterized protein DDB_G0290685-like — protein MRVQGGDNKGQGGDNKGQGGDNKVQGGDNKVQGGDNKGQGGDSKGQGGDSKVQGGDNKVQGGDNKVQGGDNKRQAGDNQGQAGDNKGQVGDNKGQGGDNQGQVGDNQVQGGDNKGQGGDNQGQGGDNQVQGGDNKGQGGDNQGQVGDNQVQGGDNKGHAGDNQGQVGDNQVQGGDNKGQGGDNKRQVGDNQGQVGDNQVQGGDNKGQGGDNQGQVGDNKGQGGDNKGKGGDNKGKGGDNKGQGGDNQGQGGDNQVQGGDNKGKGGDNQGQGGDNKGQGGVNKGQVGDNQGQVGDNQVQGGDNQGQGGDNQVQCGDNQGQVGDNQGQGGDNQGQVGDNQVQGGDNKGQGGDNKRQVGDNQGQVGDNKGQGGDNKGQGGDNQGQVGDNKGQVGDNKGQVGDNQGKGGDNKGKGGDNKGQGGDNQGQGGDNQVQGGDNKGKGGDNKGKGGDNQGQGGDNKGQGGVNKGQVGDNQGQVGDNQVQGGDNQGQGGDNQVQCGDNQVQVGDNQGQCGDNQGQGGDNKRQGGDNQ, from the exons ATGAG ggTGCAGGGTGGTGATAACAAGGGGCAGGGTGGTGATAACAAGGGGCAGGGTGGTGATAACAAGGTGCAGGGTGGTGATAACAAGGTGCAGGGTGGTGATAACAAGGGGCAGGGTGGTGATAGCAAGGGGCAGGGTGGTGATAGCAAGGTGCAGGGTGGTGATAACAAGGTGCAGGGTGGTGATAACAAGGTGCAGGGTGGTGATAACAAGAGGCAGGCTGGTGATAACCAGGGACAGGCTGGTGATAACAAGGGACAGGTTGGTGATAACAAGGGGCAGGGTGGTGATAACCAGGGACAGGTTGGTGATAACCAGGTGCAGGGTGGTGATAACAAGGGGCAGGGTGGTGATAACCAGGGGCAGGGTGGTGATAACCAGGTGCAGGGTGGTGATAACAAGGGGCAGGGTGGTGATAACCAGGGACAGGTTGGTGATAACCAGGTGCAGGGTGGTGATAACAAGGGGCATGCTGGTGATAACCAGGGACAGGTTGGTGATAACCAGGTGCAGGGTGGTGATAACAAGGGGCAGGGTGGTGATAACAAGAGGCAGGTTGGTGATAACCAGGGACAGGTTGGTGATAACCAGGTGCAGGGTGGTGATAACAAGGGGCAGGGTGGTGATAACCAGGGACAGGTTGGTGATAACAAGGGACAG GGTGGTGATAACAAGGGGAAGGGTGGTGATAACAAGGGGAAGGGTGGTGATAACAAGGGGCAGGGTGGTGATAACCAGGGACAGGGTGGTGATAACCAGGTGCAGGGTGGTGATAACAAGGGGAAGGGTGGTGATAACCAGGGGCAGGGTGGTGATAACAAGGGGCAGGGTGGTGTTAACAAGGGGCAGGTTGGTGATAACCAGGGACAGGTTGGTGATAACCAGGTGCAGGGTGGTGATAACCAGGGGCAGGGTGGTGATAACCAGGTGCAGTGTGGTGATAACCAG GGACAAGTTGGTGATAACCAGGGACAGGGTGGTGATAACCAGGGACAGGTTGGTGATAACCAGGTGCAGGGTGGTGATAACAAGGGGCAGGGTGGTGATAACAAGAGGCAGGTTGGTGATAACCAGGGACAGGTTGGTGATAACAAGGGGCAGGGTGGTGATAACAAGGGGCAGGGTGGTGATAACCAGGGACAGGTTGGTGATAACAAGGGACAGGTTGGTGATAACAAGGGACAGGTTGGTGATAACCAGGGGAAGGGTGGTGATAACAAGGGGAAGGGTGGTGATAACAAGGGGCAGGGTGGTGATAACCAGGGACAGGGTGGTGATAACCAGGTGCAGGGTGGTGATAACAAGGGGAAGGGTGGTGATAACAAGGGGAAGGGTGGTGATAACCAGGGGCAGGGTGGTGATAACAAGGGGCAGGGTGGTGTTAACAAGGGGCAGGTTGGTGATAACCAGGGACAGGTTGGTGATAACCAGGTGCAGGGTGGTGATAACCAGGGGCAGGGTGGTGATAACCAGGTGCAGTGTGGTGATAACCAGGTACAG